A genomic region of Hippoglossus hippoglossus isolate fHipHip1 chromosome 8, fHipHip1.pri, whole genome shotgun sequence contains the following coding sequences:
- the tefb gene encoding TEF transcription factor, PAR bZIP family member b isoform X2 — MPGKAAVAVAPQPRASVVTVAPQKSFPFVLKKIMDIPPPNILEEGDDEIEKEKLCSSEDVEGGGAESASAGAGGGSRGGGGGGGGGGGGGGGGVSASLTPAIWDKTIPYDGETFHLEYMDLDEFLLENGIPVSLENGLQKTLTSVEGKGKSIAKVAAPAATVVATTPPPAAAAASASASSPSSPSASSATSTVTSEPEETKTITTLQPAKLEEEEEEEEEEEEEEEEEEEEEEEEEEEGQEEESQCEEETAEVKEKKPKRSTPSPIDPDALEVDINFQPDPTDLVLSSVPGGELFNPRKHKFSDQELKPQPMIKKAKKVFVPDERKDEKYWSRRKKNNLAAKRSRDARRLKENQITVRASFLERENAALRQQVAEMRKDCGRCKNTLARYEAKYGPL; from the exons ATGCCTGGCAAAGCCGCGGTGGCAGTGGCGCCTCAGCCCCGTGCCAGCGTCGTGACGGTGGCACCGCAGAAGTCGTTTCCGTTTGTTTTGAAGAAGATCATGGACATCCCCCCCCCGAACATCCTGGAGGAGGGGGACGACG AAATAGAGAAGGAGAAGCTCTGCTCATCTGAGGATGTGGAGGGAGGCGGGGCAGAGTCAGCcagtgctggtgctggtggaggttctcgaggaggaggaggtggaggaggtggcggtggcggaggaggaggaggaggcgtgtCAGCCTCCCTGACCCCTGCCATTTGGGATAAGACCATTCCCTATGATGGGGAGACCTTCCACCTGGAGTACATGGACCTGGACGAGTTCCTCCTGGAGAACGGCATCCCCGTCAGCCTGGAGAACGGCCTGCAGAAGACGCTGACCTCCGTGGAGGGCAAAGGCAAATCCATCGCCAAGgttgctgctcctgctgccacTGTTGTTGCtactactcctcctc ctgctgctgctgctgcttcagcctcagcatcctccccatcctccccctctgcctccagCGCCACCTCCACTGTCACCTCAGAACCAGAAGAAACGAAGACGATCACCACTTTACAACCAGCTAAactagaggaagaggaagaagaagaagaggaagaggaagaggaggaggaggaagaggaagaagaagaagaagaagaagaagaggaaggacaAGAAGAGGAAtctcagtgtgaggaggagacagcagaagtgaaggagaagaaacCAA AACGCAGCACGCCCTCCCCCATTGACCCAGATGCACTTGAGGTGGACATCAACTTCCAGCCAGATCCCACAGACCTGGTCCTGTCCAGTGTTCCGGGAGGAGAACTGTTCAACCCCCGCAAACACAAGTTCTCGGACCAGGAGCTGAAGCCGCAGCCCATGATCAAGAAGGCCAAGAAAGTGTTTGTTCCTGACGAAcgcaag gatgAGAAGTACTGGTCcaggagaaagaagaacaaCCTGGCGGCGAAGCGCTCCCGTGACGCGCGGCGGCTGAAGGAGAACCAGATCACGGTGCGTGCCTCCTTCCTGGAGCGGGAGAACGCGGCGCTGAGGCAGCAGGTGGCCGAGATGCGGAAGGACTGCGGCCGCTGCAAGAACACCCTGGCCCGGTACGAGGCGAAGTACGGCCCGCTGTAA
- the tefb gene encoding TEF transcription factor, PAR bZIP family member b isoform X4, whose amino-acid sequence MSTNQIFLGDRGDVPDLLKSLADYPFSFPAFDDTEIEKEKLCSSEDVEGGGAESASAGAGGGSRGGGGGGGGGGGGGGGGVSASLTPAIWDKTIPYDGETFHLEYMDLDEFLLENGIPVSLENGLQKTLTSVEGKGKSIAKVAAPAATVVATTPPPPAAAAAAAAAAAAAASASASSPSSPSASSATSTVTSEPEETKTITTLQPAKLEEEEEEEEEEEEEEEEEEEEEEEEEEEGQEEESQCEEETAEVKEKKPKRSTPSPIDPDALEVDINFQPDPTDLVLSSVPGGELFNPRKHKFSDQELKPQPMIKKAKKVFVPDERKDEKYWSRRKKNNLAAKRSRDARRLKENQITVRASFLERENAALRQQVAEMRKDCGRCKNTLARYEAKYGPL is encoded by the exons AAATAGAGAAGGAGAAGCTCTGCTCATCTGAGGATGTGGAGGGAGGCGGGGCAGAGTCAGCcagtgctggtgctggtggaggttctcgaggaggaggaggtggaggaggtggcggtggcggaggaggaggaggaggcgtgtCAGCCTCCCTGACCCCTGCCATTTGGGATAAGACCATTCCCTATGATGGGGAGACCTTCCACCTGGAGTACATGGACCTGGACGAGTTCCTCCTGGAGAACGGCATCCCCGTCAGCCTGGAGAACGGCCTGCAGAAGACGCTGACCTCCGTGGAGGGCAAAGGCAAATCCATCGCCAAGgttgctgctcctgctgccacTGTTGTTGCtactactcctcctcctcctgctgctgccgctgctgctgctgctgctgctgctgctgctgcttcagcctcagcatcctccccatcctccccctctgcctccagCGCCACCTCCACTGTCACCTCAGAACCAGAAGAAACGAAGACGATCACCACTTTACAACCAGCTAAactagaggaagaggaagaagaagaagaggaagaggaagaggaggaggaggaagaggaagaagaagaagaagaagaagaagaggaaggacaAGAAGAGGAAtctcagtgtgaggaggagacagcagaagtgaaggagaagaaacCAA AACGCAGCACGCCCTCCCCCATTGACCCAGATGCACTTGAGGTGGACATCAACTTCCAGCCAGATCCCACAGACCTGGTCCTGTCCAGTGTTCCGGGAGGAGAACTGTTCAACCCCCGCAAACACAAGTTCTCGGACCAGGAGCTGAAGCCGCAGCCCATGATCAAGAAGGCCAAGAAAGTGTTTGTTCCTGACGAAcgcaag gatgAGAAGTACTGGTCcaggagaaagaagaacaaCCTGGCGGCGAAGCGCTCCCGTGACGCGCGGCGGCTGAAGGAGAACCAGATCACGGTGCGTGCCTCCTTCCTGGAGCGGGAGAACGCGGCGCTGAGGCAGCAGGTGGCCGAGATGCGGAAGGACTGCGGCCGCTGCAAGAACACCCTGGCCCGGTACGAGGCGAAGTACGGCCCGCTGTAA
- the tefb gene encoding TEF transcription factor, PAR bZIP family member b isoform X3: MPGKAAVAVAPQPRASVVTVAPQKSFPFVLKKIMDIPPPNILEEGDDEIEKEKLCSSEDVEGGGAESASAGAGGGSRGGGGGGGGGGGGGGGGVSASLTPAIWDKTIPYDGETFHLEYMDLDEFLLENGIPVSLENGLQKTLTSVEGKGKSIAKVAAPAATVVATTPPPAAASASASSPSSPSASSATSTVTSEPEETKTITTLQPAKLEEEEEEEEEEEEEEEEEEEEEEEEEEEGQEEESQCEEETAEVKEKKPKRSTPSPIDPDALEVDINFQPDPTDLVLSSVPGGELFNPRKHKFSDQELKPQPMIKKAKKVFVPDERKDEKYWSRRKKNNLAAKRSRDARRLKENQITVRASFLERENAALRQQVAEMRKDCGRCKNTLARYEAKYGPL, from the exons ATGCCTGGCAAAGCCGCGGTGGCAGTGGCGCCTCAGCCCCGTGCCAGCGTCGTGACGGTGGCACCGCAGAAGTCGTTTCCGTTTGTTTTGAAGAAGATCATGGACATCCCCCCCCCGAACATCCTGGAGGAGGGGGACGACG AAATAGAGAAGGAGAAGCTCTGCTCATCTGAGGATGTGGAGGGAGGCGGGGCAGAGTCAGCcagtgctggtgctggtggaggttctcgaggaggaggaggtggaggaggtggcggtggcggaggaggaggaggaggcgtgtCAGCCTCCCTGACCCCTGCCATTTGGGATAAGACCATTCCCTATGATGGGGAGACCTTCCACCTGGAGTACATGGACCTGGACGAGTTCCTCCTGGAGAACGGCATCCCCGTCAGCCTGGAGAACGGCCTGCAGAAGACGCTGACCTCCGTGGAGGGCAAAGGCAAATCCATCGCCAAGgttgctgctcctgctgccacTGTTGTTGCtactactcctcctc ctgctgctgcttcagcctcagcatcctccccatcctccccctctgcctccagCGCCACCTCCACTGTCACCTCAGAACCAGAAGAAACGAAGACGATCACCACTTTACAACCAGCTAAactagaggaagaggaagaagaagaagaggaagaggaagaggaggaggaggaagaggaagaagaagaagaagaagaagaagaggaaggacaAGAAGAGGAAtctcagtgtgaggaggagacagcagaagtgaaggagaagaaacCAA AACGCAGCACGCCCTCCCCCATTGACCCAGATGCACTTGAGGTGGACATCAACTTCCAGCCAGATCCCACAGACCTGGTCCTGTCCAGTGTTCCGGGAGGAGAACTGTTCAACCCCCGCAAACACAAGTTCTCGGACCAGGAGCTGAAGCCGCAGCCCATGATCAAGAAGGCCAAGAAAGTGTTTGTTCCTGACGAAcgcaag gatgAGAAGTACTGGTCcaggagaaagaagaacaaCCTGGCGGCGAAGCGCTCCCGTGACGCGCGGCGGCTGAAGGAGAACCAGATCACGGTGCGTGCCTCCTTCCTGGAGCGGGAGAACGCGGCGCTGAGGCAGCAGGTGGCCGAGATGCGGAAGGACTGCGGCCGCTGCAAGAACACCCTGGCCCGGTACGAGGCGAAGTACGGCCCGCTGTAA
- the tefb gene encoding TEF transcription factor, PAR bZIP family member b isoform X1: MPGKAAVAVAPQPRASVVTVAPQKSFPFVLKKIMDIPPPNILEEGDDEIEKEKLCSSEDVEGGGAESASAGAGGGSRGGGGGGGGGGGGGGGGVSASLTPAIWDKTIPYDGETFHLEYMDLDEFLLENGIPVSLENGLQKTLTSVEGKGKSIAKVAAPAATVVATTPPPPAAAAAAAAAAAAAASASASSPSSPSASSATSTVTSEPEETKTITTLQPAKLEEEEEEEEEEEEEEEEEEEEEEEEEEEGQEEESQCEEETAEVKEKKPKRSTPSPIDPDALEVDINFQPDPTDLVLSSVPGGELFNPRKHKFSDQELKPQPMIKKAKKVFVPDERKDEKYWSRRKKNNLAAKRSRDARRLKENQITVRASFLERENAALRQQVAEMRKDCGRCKNTLARYEAKYGPL, translated from the exons ATGCCTGGCAAAGCCGCGGTGGCAGTGGCGCCTCAGCCCCGTGCCAGCGTCGTGACGGTGGCACCGCAGAAGTCGTTTCCGTTTGTTTTGAAGAAGATCATGGACATCCCCCCCCCGAACATCCTGGAGGAGGGGGACGACG AAATAGAGAAGGAGAAGCTCTGCTCATCTGAGGATGTGGAGGGAGGCGGGGCAGAGTCAGCcagtgctggtgctggtggaggttctcgaggaggaggaggtggaggaggtggcggtggcggaggaggaggaggaggcgtgtCAGCCTCCCTGACCCCTGCCATTTGGGATAAGACCATTCCCTATGATGGGGAGACCTTCCACCTGGAGTACATGGACCTGGACGAGTTCCTCCTGGAGAACGGCATCCCCGTCAGCCTGGAGAACGGCCTGCAGAAGACGCTGACCTCCGTGGAGGGCAAAGGCAAATCCATCGCCAAGgttgctgctcctgctgccacTGTTGTTGCtactactcctcctcctcctgctgctgccgctgctgctgctgctgctgctgctgctgctgcttcagcctcagcatcctccccatcctccccctctgcctccagCGCCACCTCCACTGTCACCTCAGAACCAGAAGAAACGAAGACGATCACCACTTTACAACCAGCTAAactagaggaagaggaagaagaagaagaggaagaggaagaggaggaggaggaagaggaagaagaagaagaagaagaagaagaggaaggacaAGAAGAGGAAtctcagtgtgaggaggagacagcagaagtgaaggagaagaaacCAA AACGCAGCACGCCCTCCCCCATTGACCCAGATGCACTTGAGGTGGACATCAACTTCCAGCCAGATCCCACAGACCTGGTCCTGTCCAGTGTTCCGGGAGGAGAACTGTTCAACCCCCGCAAACACAAGTTCTCGGACCAGGAGCTGAAGCCGCAGCCCATGATCAAGAAGGCCAAGAAAGTGTTTGTTCCTGACGAAcgcaag gatgAGAAGTACTGGTCcaggagaaagaagaacaaCCTGGCGGCGAAGCGCTCCCGTGACGCGCGGCGGCTGAAGGAGAACCAGATCACGGTGCGTGCCTCCTTCCTGGAGCGGGAGAACGCGGCGCTGAGGCAGCAGGTGGCCGAGATGCGGAAGGACTGCGGCCGCTGCAAGAACACCCTGGCCCGGTACGAGGCGAAGTACGGCCCGCTGTAA